From Panthera tigris isolate Pti1 chromosome B4, P.tigris_Pti1_mat1.1, whole genome shotgun sequence:
cgaatggctgctagaaagccaaccaatttggccaaggtaggaaatgtacaacagggaaaagatgaatctccgggtgcctttttagaacggatcatggaggcattccgtacctatacccccatggatccagaggctccggaaagcaaggcagctgttatcctggcctttgtaaaccaatcggccatagacattaggagaaaattacagaaaatagatagactaggagaaaaaagtctgcaagacttactggtggtagctgaaaaggtatataataaccgggagcctcctgaggacaagcaggctcgcgccatggtggctgccagcagtaagattcgagacctggccagaatactactagctaccactgctgacttcccCGAGGAACGAGACGGCCATCTCCGGCAGCTGGAAGAcgacgcaagaaaaggtaaaggaaccaccaagggagggaagcagaggctgcagaaagatCAGTGTGCACACTGCAAGGAGATAAggcattgggcccgagattgtccgaaaagggccggcgggaagggaagcaagactgatcgagtaaaagtcctagagctagatgaactaagtgattaggggagtcggggttcggaccctctccccgaacccagggtaactcttaaagtggaggggacccctgttgacttccttgtcgacaccggagcacaaccttcggtcctccgcaccccacaaggaaaactagccagcaagaagtcctgggtacaaggggcaactggtatgagccagtattcatggactacccgaagaacGGTAGATTTGGGGacgggccgggtatcccactcctttatggtaataccagaatgcccctacccgctgttaggacgggacttactgaccaagattggagctcagataactttcagacaagggggggcctcaggtcacagatggcaagggccaccccatccaggtcctgaccatgaaactggaggatgaataccgcctccaccaggaggcgctcccgagagaggataatatagacagatggctgcaagaattcccctcggtttgggcagagaccagtggtggcggggggggggggcgggggggggtgggggtgggataggACTAGCTACTCACAGGACCCcggtcctggtagagctcaagccaggagagagtccggtaaggatcaaacaatgccccatgtctcaggaggcccggaagggggatccagccacacatccggagactatgaagcctaggggtactagttccttgccagtctccctggaacacccccctactgccggtcaaaaagcctcacacaaatgactaccgacaggtacaagacctccgggaagtaaataagagggtcacggacatacacccaactgttcccaacccatatactctcttgagttccttggcgccctccagggtctggtatactgtactagatttaaaggacgccttcttcCATCTGCcactggcaccccagagccaacccttgttcgccttcgagtggcatgatccggaggagggctacagtgggcaactcacctggacacggctatctcagggattcaaaaattcgcCCACCgtcttcgacgaggcactacacgaggacctgggtgagtacagaagggagcaccctggcctcaccctcctacagtacgtagatgacatcctgattgctgccgacacggccaaagactgtgagcgagggacccaggacctgctggctaccctgggggccttaggGTACCGGGCATCCACGAAGAAGGCTCcgatatgcagggagagggtaagttacctgggatatatcctggagggcggacagcggcggttatcagatgccagaaaagaaactgtcccaaagatccctactcccacctcccgaagAGAAGTAAGGGAATTCTTAGGATCAGCCGGCTACTGCTGCCTcggttccaggttttgctgagattgccaggcccctatatgaagctaccaaagaggggaaaacatttaaatgggctgaaaagaagaaactgcctttaatcagttaaaaaaggccctcctaagtgccccagccctgggcctaccagacattacgaagcccttccacctctttgtagacgaacataagggaataaCAAAAagggttctaactcaagccttaggcccctggaaccgcCTGGTGGCTTACCTCTCcaagaaactagacccagtggctgccggctggccgccatgcctaagaattattgcggcgacagcactcctagtcaaggacgcagacaaactgaccctaggacaggagatctggatcacgaccccacacgccattgaaggggtcctgaaacagcctcctgatagatggatgagcaatACACGTATGACTCATTACCAGAACCTCCTACTCAACTCTCCACGAgtgcggttccaccccagtgcagccctcaatcctgcaaccctgctgcccgaccctgacctaggtgctccactacatgactgtgcgggaatcctggaacaagtacatggattctGGACGGACCTGACCGACCGACCCCTCCCTgatgccgaggctacttggttcactgatggcagcagctttgtgcgagaCGGACACAGGTATGTgggtgcagcggtggtcaccgaaacggacaccgtatgggcggaggctctaccctccAGAACGTCAGCCCAGCGAGCAGAGCTCATAGCCCTCACCAAGGCGCTGATGCTGGGAGCTAGAAAACGGCTTAACAACTACCGGACTtgggagacccagttttaccagaccagcccaaatactcccaggaggagttggagtggatcaagaaactccccatggcccaggagataaagggatggtggtatacacctaacaaggagctcgtgtTGCCAGACCGGCTCAAAGTCTCAATAttagagcaagttgtatctgcccGCAAGACCTGCCAACTTACCAATGCAAGggccacatcaaataaaaaaggaaccaggctcaggcaccagaccgggagcccaatgggaagtcgacttcactaaagtcaaaccaggaaagtatggttataaatatcttttagtatttacagacaccttctctggctgggtggaggcatacccaaccaagcatgaaacggctcagacggtggctaagaagttactagaagacatcttacccaggtatggttttcctgccatgataagatcagacaatggaccagcttttatctcgcaggtaacgcaggcagtagccaaggcggtgggggcaaactggaaattacattgtgcttataggccccagagctcaggacaggtggaaagaataaatagaaccctaaaagagactcttaccaaattaaccatggagactggcggggactgggtgactctcctaccgtatGCTCTTTACCGGGTTAGGAACACTCCTTACACcttgggttttactccctacgagatcatgtttggcaggccacccctTATTATTCCCAACCTTCGAGCTGAACTTcttgctgagtttaaagatcaagaactttttctttccttgagagggctccagagggcgcacgaggacatttggccgcgcctccgtgccatctatgaggctggcccgaccccgacacctcatcagtacaggctGGGAGACTGGGTCTACGTCAAGAGGCACCGCCGAGAGACCCTCGAgccgcgctggaagggaccctacatcgtggtgctgacaacccccaccgGTCTCAAAGTAGATggcatcgcgacctgggtccatcacacccacgttcggccagcggacccctccACGATCTGGAAGGACTTCGTCACGCGATGGGCTGTCATTTGGGACCAACACAACCtgctcaagctcaagctacagcgcattcgacccacctaatattggtaactctgttaactctgcttgtcattgctcatactgccgggagtccccacgccccccaaaacatcacctggcagatcatagacaccagctcAGGGACAATATTTAatcagacctcccagagccaccccagggacacttggttcccagaactttgcataaacctccaaactctgttccccttgtcaccataaatgcagccggtcccatgattgggtccgtAAGCTACATGGcaaaggggggaatgaaagggcgggcctatgccCGCTGACttcatcttgttctgtgttcttcaCCTTGaccactcctcctcctcttgagtaacctcccgctcacccgttcaaacttcccaaTCAAAACACGCTGGcgacctgcctaacaggactcccgacccttccccagcctccccagccaatctgctgaggccacagccattaccttaccaactgcccctaggccccaataaaacctttgtgcttttgaaacttgctctctctccccggtatctcaccgctgcgtcggtgcaggtaggggattgagctcgagctagttcaaataaaggttcttttgcttttgcatcggactcggctctctggtggtctttggggatcacgaattctgggcataacacttaAGATATTGATCAATACTCCAATTCCCTTTATTTCATGAAGTTAAAACTAGTGATTTCTGCCTACATATTAATCTAATCTTTTGAAAGAATTcacctctggggcgcctgggtggctcagtcggttaagcggccgacttcagctcaggtcatgatctcccggtccgtgagttcgagccccacgtcgggctctgtgctgacagctaagagcctggagcctgtttcggattctgtgtctccctctctctgaccctcccccgttcatgctctgtctctctctgtctcaaaaataaataaacgttaaaaaaaattaaaaaaaaaaaagaattcacctCTGACATACTGATggacagatgaaaaaaaattttttttaatgtttatttatttttgagagagagagagcctcaagcaggggaggagcagagagagggagacacagaatctgaagcaggctccaggctttgagctgtcagcacagagcccaacatggggctcgaactcacagatagtgagatcatgacctgagctgatgtcagatgcttaaccgactgagccacccaggcatcccactgattgtcatatttttatgtaaaaaagtaTTTAACTCTGTAAAAACTGTTCATTCCCTGGAGTACTTTCTTCCCTGTGAATATCGTGTTTCCTGGGCAGCTGTCCTGATCTGTGCTAGaataaaactctctctctctctctttttaaaatcatattagaATTCTTTCTAGTCAAATTGCATGGACATTTCTTGGCTTAGTTGGCAGGACATCAGAGAAATCCACCTGAGGCCACCTGAGGTCTTCTGGAACCTGGCACTTGGTACCAGCATGGGCCCTTTGTATACCTCTGGCTTTTCAGCAACCTTTGAGTGGATCAGTGAGTTCTGGTATGCAGATCTCCTTATTTTAAGTTGACAGTCCTGACTTTTATTCAAGCTGGTTTTAGACTGATTTTATTTGTACTGGTAAGATTTTCCAGGTAGGAAACCTCTGGACAAGGGAGTAAAACTTGGGTTGGCTAATTCATATTTGGTTTTGATCTGGcaataaaaccttaaaaactgGATAATACCAACGAGTCAGAAAATGAGAGATTGAATTATTTAGCTCTGAAGATAGGGGATACTTGCTCCTTCTAGCCAAAAGGCGTTCTTAGGTGACCGAGAACCTAATGGAAGTATCTGAGGTTATTCCTCAAGATGAGAAGCAGTCCCATTGGGAATTTCATCTTCTTCACATAGTAAATAAAGTCTGGCTTGTCTGGGGATGCACAAGTAAGGATTGATCATCTGGTGCTTGAAGCCCTCATGGCAGTTTTAGGCTACCAATGGGGAAACACCGGATACCTCAGTGTGTTTCACAGCCTCCTGGAAGTGCACTCATAAATAGTACACTTTGGTCCACTGTATTCTTCTCTCCCAAGAGAATTGTCCAGATTTTATACTAAAACTAAAGCCTAAAGAAGATGCGAAATCATGCTCTAAAGCTGAACagctcccaggggcgcctgggtggctcagttggttgaacgtccgactcttggtttcagctcaggttataatctaatggttcctgagttcgagcccaggaTCAGGTGCCgtgctgacaatatggagcctgcttggaattctctctctccctgcccctcccctactcactctctctatcaaaataaataaacttaaaagaaaataaaaaaaaataaagctgaacagCTCCTGAATGCACAATAGCCACCTACATATTCCTGAAAAGGGGACTCATAATTCCTTGTACTAGCCCTTGTAACACATCTATTGAAAAGTTTGGAGATTTGTTCAAGACCTGAAAGCTAGAAATAATACTGTGGTGCCCTGACATCCAGTGGTCCCAAATCCACATACTTTGCTCTCCTTGATTCCAATCAATAAGCATTACTTTTCATAGTGATAGATTTGTGTAGCTCCTTCTTCAGTATTCCTGTAGATGTATTAAAGTCCATATTAACTCAAGGTCCTGCCCTAGGACACCCCAATTATGaccccattttcttcattttgggaCATGAAAACAAAGGGAATGCTCTAAGTGTATTAACTCAGAAGCATAGTGATCAACATTGACCTATAGGATATTATAGCCAACAACTTGGTTTGGTGACTAAAGGGACTTCCACCTTGTATGAGAGCAATTTAGGCAACCACACTCACATGCAAGGCCACTGAGGAAATAATGGGCTCCCCTTAACTATATTCCACATTCAGTTGTATCTCTTCTATACTCTCATCTTAACATTATTCTGTAAGTCAGCTTCTTAAAAAGTAGTATTACTCTCCATACCTAATAGTATTCTAGCTTGACAAAGTAACTTTAACCCTGCAACTTTACTTCCAGATCTACACAAAGACCTTGATCATGGGTTTCCAACCAGGGCTTAGCAGAATGGCTCCTGAAAAGAAGGGTGCTGAGAAGAAGGTCCGTTCTGCCACCAACGAGGTAGTGACCAGAGAATACACATCAACGTTCACAAGCACATCCATGGAGTGGGTTTCAAGAAGTGTGCCTCTCAGGCATACAAAATGATCTGGAAATTTGCCATGAAGGAGAATGGGAACTCCAGATGTGCGCATTGACACCAGGCTCAGCAAAGGAATGTTCCAAACTGTATCCGCATGCAGTTGTCCAGAAAACGTAATGAGGATGAAGAATCACCAAACAAGCTCTATATGTTGGTGACTTATGTACCTGTCACCACTTTCAAAAATCTGCAGACAGTTAATGTGGATGAGAACTAATTGCTGCTTgtcaaataaaagtataaaactaccaaaaaaaaaaaaaagaccaaaagatcTTGGTCATGACTGTATTTCATTATCTTCTTATTTCTAGAAATGACTTACATGAGACCCCATTGATAATGCTGACTTAATTTGGTTTATGGAATTTACAGATGATCATAAAGAGGATCAAGGACATTACTAACTTAGATATGCAATTACTTCTTTAACAGATATAATTGAAAGTTCTTATTTACCCCAAATAAAATCTTCACAATCTGAATTAATTGCACTTACTTGAGCTTGTCAATTGActaaaaatcaaat
This genomic window contains:
- the LOC122240512 gene encoding LOW QUALITY PROTEIN: uncharacterized protein LOC122240512 (The sequence of the model RefSeq protein was modified relative to this genomic sequence to represent the inferred CDS: deleted 1 base in 1 codon; substituted 1 base at 1 genomic stop codon) → MGLEIQYKQRAQREQSASATNSTIPPLRATGPPDVERNQPHHYWPFATSDLYNWKAQNPKFSEKPAGLIDLLDSVLFTHQPTWDDCQQLLQVLFTTEERERILNQARKLVPGADGNPTTNQAQIDASFPLTRPQWDFNTAEGKERLQVYRQTLMGGLRMAARKPTNLAKVGNVQQGKDESPGAFLERIMEAFRTYTPMDPEAPESKAAVILAFVNQSAIDIRRKLQKIDRLGEKSLQDLLVVAEKVYNNREPPEDKQARAMVAASSKIRDLARILLATTADFPEERDGHLRQLEDDARKGKGTTKGGKQRLQKDQCAHCKEIRHWARDCPKRAGGKGSKTDRVKVLELDELSDXGSRGSDPLPEPRVTLKVEGTPVDFLVDTGAQPSVLRTPQGKLASKKSWVQGATGMSQYSWTTRRTVDLGTGRVSHSFMVIPECPYPLLGRDLLTKIGAQITFRQGGPQVTDGKGHPIQVLTMKLEDEYR